In Lolium rigidum isolate FL_2022 chromosome 7, APGP_CSIRO_Lrig_0.1, whole genome shotgun sequence, the DNA window CTGTAAGGTGGGTAAATCTCACTGGAAGCCATATGAAAATAAACATGAGAAGAAATTGTGGTGCTGGGGAAGGTAAGATACTGCTGAACTGTTCTGGTGGTACTGTGAATTGGTTGGATTTCTTCGGAGCCCATTTTTTTCCTTCGTAAGAGTATCATAAAAGTGAAATGGGAGGAAGAGCAGGGTGGTTGTAGTTTAAGCTATTTCAACAGTGATTTTTTGGCAAATTTTTTTAAAGCACTATTCAAAATAAACCTCTTTTTCACAAACTCTTCTTTCCGAAGACCATGTGGGTGATGGATGCTTTTTTTCTGCTGTCTAAACTCAAGGCGTGGAATGGCGAGGTTGTGATTTTTGGCGAATCCTCGAAATCCTCTATGCTATGTTACTCTTTTCTTATATTTGTAGAAATCAACTAgcatcattcttatattggattaaatacatatactaaagcaGCAGTGCTTTCTAAGATTGCACGCACATTATGTCTATTATATTTATTTCAATATTAAGAAATTTTAAAATGGGGCAAAGATTTGCGCATTATATATGTGATCAAAGTGTTGAAGAGAAATTACAAGTCTGAATAATGCATGGAGAACGGCGTAGAAGTGTGACGGGGAAAAACAACATGAAATGCTTCTCACAGATAGGGCATGGAAACAGATTGGATGAAATCTCCTTTTTTTCAATTTAAATAAGAGTAAATTCCACTTTGTACCTCCTATTTTGGTATTTTTTACACCAGTTACCCCATTGAACATAAATTATCCTTGATTACCCCATTTAGTGAAACTTTTGCCAGTTTTTACCCATTCGAAATTTTTACCCTGAGATGTCGCATTATGTTTCCTCTTGCCAGCCCTTGTCTTCGCCCACGATGTTCTCATCTCCTCTCCTGCTTGCATCACCATGGTTTCCCTTGTGGGCATCCTTGTCCGTCCGTGTAAATAGCCCCACCATTTGGTGCTCCCACCCATCGACGAAATACACAAGTTGGGTCAATACACAAGTTGGTCGTAGACCCGTAATGTTCTTCTGCGACGAGCTCATCACAGTCATGGCTTGTGATGACAACCACCGCAATGTTGTCTGAAGTGTTGTACTCCATTTCTAGTCAATTGATTGCTGTTCTTCTTCTCGTCAGCGCAGCATGCACTAGCTGCTTCTTCACACGTTTCAGCCAAGCGATCGAAGCAAGACAAAGTAGGAGCGACCATAGAATCACCAAAGACGAGAAGCGAGAGAGGACTACACATGCCACACCGCCCGTGGGAGAGAAGAACACGGTATGAGACGGCAGCGCAACGGAGGCGGGCCAGAACTAGGGGTCTAGGGTGGAAAGATCGCCGGGATAAAATGCGGCAAGACTAAATGTGGCTGGGATATATGTGGGAGGCTAACCTAGAATAATGTTGTAGAAGTTTATACTGGGTCATAGTTGAACGCAAAGAATTTGTGTTAAATGGGGTAGTTATTGTCACTAATGTCAAACAGGGGAGTAAAAAATGAAATTTACTCTTTAAATACATTTTATACAAGACGCTCCAGGAGCAAGAGATATGAGGCAGCGGCAGGCAGGATTGGTGGATTGGGGTTCGGGGGTTCCTGTTCAGGCTCCGTTCATCTATCAACGCACGTCAGAACTGGGCGTAGTGGTTAGGATCAGCCGTTCATTATTCATTGCATTGCTACGGTCAGGGTTTCCGTTCAATCAACTCTGCACTAGACGCATCCGACAAAAAAATAACTTGCAGGGACGGCCACCAAACGTGGACTTACTCATGAAACTCGTCCAGTTTGGATTTCATGGAAGAAAGGGTCGTCAATGAGATATTACCGAGTAGTAGTTGAAGTGTAGTAAGATCGGTAAAGAACTATTCCTTCACAAATTTGTACTGCAAATCTTGCCCATGGCATGAGGACATAAAATCTTCTCgaaaaggttttttttttgtttgcagaTGATAATCATAATTTTTTTCCTCGATGTGTATTATTTGTGAGATTTAATCGTAATTTTTCTTCAAATTTTAGCATGTGCGATGCTACAAAATTCCACATTTTCTTTTGCGAAGGAAGTTTATATGCTCGGCTATTGTGAAAACAAGTGTACTACCTCGTGTTATGTGTTTCTTGTTGTCAATGTAATCGATTATTAACTTTCGAATTTTAGTTGAATGCATGCGTGGCATATCTAAAAGATATAGAGTCGCGGGGCACCCATACCTCTCATCCATAGGTGATATCAATGGTAGAAAACGGTTCTTTTTTTCCCGTTGGGAAGAACCTTTAGTTCAGATTTCCCAACTAGAACTGTCAAAACGGAATTAAGGTCTcaccctttagttccggttgagtTACAAATCGGGACTACTCCACGTGGGTTTCATGTGGGCTGCGGGCACGCACCGggacggaggacctttagtccagTTTGTAACACTAACCGGAACTAAAGACTCCACGAGAAAAAAAATTCATTCTATTTTTTTCCAATTTTTCCCattctaattttttttaattttttcagaATTAATTTTTAGCATTTGAGTTATTTAACCagttctctagtcaaattacttactcgtggtcaaaattTTTGGTCAGTcatccatcctcccactactctagcactagcacgtttTTTAACCTTCGAATTTCTTTCGTCCTGCTTCCAAGTGCTTTGCGCGTATGTTATTgatctagtatcatatcaatctttTAACCTCTTGGTCACCATGTCAAAAaatttattatttaaattctaaataattactttaataaataaaagtaattatgtaataataattttgaataaATAAAAAAATTTATTTAAGTATTTTTAACTTTCCTtttgcaaaatctaaaacctgaaaattttcaAACTTTCCTTTGgtagtttgagaatctaaaaattggctaatcgggtaaacccaggtgaattcgaATGGAAATTTTTtgtgtagatacattttcatatattaaacgttttttttcgagttcataTGCAACCGCAAATCCCGTTTTATCGATACATGACGCAATTTtgtaaaaaaagtcgaaattcatgtttgttaatttcatTTGCAAGTAGATACATAACACATGGACATTTCGAAGGATTTtactttttgaattttctatcatttttttatatattttacaaagcaaaaaaatgcGATAAAGGTGTTTCCAACCGGGACCTTTAGTCCTGATTTgggataccaaccgggactaaaggttttggcACCGTCGGGGTCTGCCGCAGCCCTTTtacaccaaccgagactaaagggtccGTTACGAATCGGAAATAAAAAAATCAACGTCTTAGCCGTTTAAACCATGACTAATGGGCATATTAGTCCTGGATTCAAACAGAGCCGGGACTAGTGCTCCGGGCAGCTCCGAACAAAAaacatgttttctactagtgcatgcTTTGTCGGATCCTGTTGATTAGAGATCTCAGCCGTATGTTTCTTCCCACTATTCATTTTTCACCCGGACCAAAATCTAGCCAACCCATAGAACACGTCCCTTTACATGTGAAattattttctaatttttttaactttttctaaaATATATTTTGTTCATACTggatgcatatgcacccgggatcggTTTTGATTTTTCGCTATTTtcattaattttttaattttttacaaAATATATTTTGTACATACCGGTTGCATAATTGCATATGCTTATGCAACCGGTATCAGTTTTGATATTTTCGCTATTCTTTTACTAAATTTATACAATTTATTCATTGGAAACGGAGGTAGTTGAAAAATTCAGTGACAAGGTGTGTGTTGTTGATATAACCAACTTTAACTCCATGGAGGTAGATTCGTTTGAAATTTAAGCGGTATTAGCCCATTTCGAATTGTAAGATGTTATAGCTTTTCTAAATTTGTATGTATCTAGGGCATTTTAGTGTGTTTGTTCGTTTATCTTTTCAGTTCATGTGTAGTTTAtacatcaaattattcaaaatagAAGAGCGCTCATTtcccccctctccctctctcagcTAGCTACGGTACCTGAGCCCTCCTTCTTTCTCGCCGGGCCActcctcctccctctccgccgggctagccggccggagttggagaggagatggcgccggagtaAATAGCAGTAGTAGTATGTTTAGATCTTGGTCCCTAGTGGCGTATGGCGTGCATGCCGGGAGTGAGGTGGCGGATCCCATCGGCTGGATCTGGCGCCGCGTCTTCTTCCTCCATGACCTcatggagctccggcggtcggagaCAGAGGTGTGGCGGCGGAGGGAGATGAGGATCTCCATAAATAAAGCCATCTCCCGTCGATCTGGTAACTGGCGATGCAGCGGTGGCCTCCTCCTCTCTGCTCATCATGGCGGTGAGGGAAAAGAGGATTGGTCACCTTCTCGTCGCTGCCTACCGCATCTGCAGCAGGGAAGCTCGTCGGCTTCTTCTTGGAGGCTTCgcacggcgccgctgtcgccgtaTCTTATGGCTGGAAGGCAGCCCCTCCATCGGAGGTTTACCACGGCGCCACTGtcgccgttcttcatggccgaaaGGCGGCCCCTCCATCCTCGTGTGATGGCGACTGCCCGTCCTCAAGGCATCAACAACCTCCGTCAAACGTTCATGCCGATTCGGAGGCTCTCCATCTTCGTCGGAGCTAACTCCCACCTCTGCGccccaagtggtctcgtccccggcGGCGTAGAGGTtgtctccggcgagcttcgtcgCGGTGAAGAAGGAGTTGGACCTGATCGCGTTTCTGCGTTTTATTTGAGGGTCCTCAGGGTAAGTTGTAAGAGCCAGGTTGtaattttcttgtttttcttcaggCCTGTCTATAAAATGTACTCCACCGCGTATGAAATGAAGTcctaggtccttcgggacctttcctgttcaaaaaaaaatatattaTTCAAAATATTTTATAACTCGAAATGTAACGGAGATTAAAGAAGACAATTTTGTCGGTTCTGGTCCTCAACATTGGCAGTTGGGCACGGGCATGGCTTTCCCTGACGGCCACAACGGACGCGGGCGAGTGGTCAACTGCGCTCCTCCCACATCAATGTTGCCTCCTCGCTCCTCTGTTTGCATGCGCGTGATGGGGAGACAGGCTCAGATCACCACAGCGGTAAACTTCCAGTGGTGGTGAAAGGCTGCCTTTACATTTCATGAACGGTACAGCTTGCCAGCGCCAGAGGGGTTCACACTTCACAGCGGTAGACTGAAGATTCTGATTTCTGAAGTAATTCCACAGCGGAGTAAGAGAACTTGCTTGATTGGCATGTCATTTTGTTTTCGCACCTCGATCTCGTCAGCTTGTATAACCAataacaagtttttttttttcgaaaagcaGGTTGAAACCCCCAGCCTCTGCAACTTATTGGGTCATGTATTCTGTAAGCTGTAACAGGGGTTTGAACCAAACAAGCTGGCCGTAATGCTTCCAGGGGTGTATAGTGGGTAAGTATACTTTGCAGCAGTAATTTAGTTGGCATGGCGCTTGCACATGGGAAGAGCATGGTAAGATTGTTTTTCAATTTTTATTCAGGTAGTCCATACTAACACTTGAAAAATGCTCGCACTGAAGAAGAAATGGTCACATTGGCAACTTCCCTTTCAATGACAAACAACCCAGTCACTGCCTCGAATCCAATATGGACCGGTCACCCAGAGCTGATAGCTGAGAGCTTGATAGCTTTATGGTCTATTCCAACATCTTGATCATTTCTTGCCCTATTGGTCCGAAAAGTGCTTTTAGCTCATGAGCTCTAGTGCTCTCGCtatgtttaaaaaaaattaaaaatatttttacaagttctaaaaatcatgaaaataattCTGAAGAATTTCATTGATATAtcccacaatcatgcaaaatcccaatccgaaattctttttattttgagctagagaaaaatgacaaaatctgatatgtttttgagatttgaaaatgactcctcagatctacaattttgtcatttttgtgtagctcaaaatattaagtatttgaaattgagtttttgcacgtttgtgggatacatcattgtcTATGTGTGGttttttttccagattttttcaaactcaaaaatatgattttttatttaatttttaaacaagatcactggtgcccatgtgcaccaaatctctgtcctatTGGTCTCCATATCAACTATAATAACTTTGGTACTCTCAAGTCCACAGAGTGTCTGCAGAATAACAATATATATGGTTAGGCCATGGTCCCAGTTTGGTCACTAGCGCCAATGAGTCAATGATGCCATTACTTCAAGTTGCTGTCCAACGTCCAGCCATACCTTCCTTGACCATGGACTAAACTTTGTTTATACTAAGCAAGTGTATAGTCTTCATGTAGCCAATTATAAACACCACAAGGAGCAGAACAATATGCAGGCATCAGGTTCTCAAACCTACACCGTAGAAGGCAAAGATAAGGCAAAACCTTTTTTCTTCAAATGGGCTGCTACATATCAATGGGATGCTTGTTTCTGGCCCTGTGCGTGCTACACTCTATGTTTCAGAGTTCTTCAGGCTGCTTTGTGGATGAGAGGGTGGCCCTCATGGATATTAGCTCCTGGTTCATGAGCTCAAAGTCCGAGGTTCCCAGCTCGTGGGGGCATGGTGATGACTGCTGCTTGTGGGAAGGAATCACATGCGACAATAGCACACGGCGAATATTGCGCCTCGACCTTTCATTTATGTACCAGTCAATCCGTACTGATGGAAGTGATGGTTCTGTATCAATCCAAGCTATGGAAGTTCCATGCTGGAACCTAAACTTGACGATCTTTTCTTCATTTCGGGAGCTTCAGCTACTGGACTTCTCTGGAAATTACGCTTGCTTTGAAGATTTTAGTGGTATGTAACTCCTGTTGCATGCATGGAACTCTACTTTTGTTCGTCCTATAATTTCATTACATAGCATCTTATTGTGAAGCAAACAATTCCTCAGGTCTTCAAGGATTGAGTAAGCTCAAGTATCTCAACCTCAGCGACAACACTTTCAAAGGGAGTATCCCAGGATCTGTCAGCAGACTGGTTTCTTTGGAGGTCATAAATCTCAGCAGAAATAACATAAGTGGGACTCTTCAGAATATAGGTACTCCTACTGGAACGAATAAATTTCGCATCCCTTTTCAGTTGGTGCACTTTATTCTTACTTGCTACAATGTATACATGACAGGTTTAAAAAATCTCCAGAACCTGCGAGAATTGCATTTAGGATCCAATCAATTGAGTGGTAGCCTCCCAGCATCCTTATTTTTACTTCCATGCCTTGAGTACCTGGATCTTTCTGAAAATCTTTTTCAAGGACAGATACCCATAAAATCGTCTTGGAAGTGTTCCTCGATGCTTCAAACTATCAGGTTATCTGAAAACATGCTAAGCGGTATATTTGATTTCTTTTGGCTGAGAAACTGTACCAAGCTCAAAGAGATAGATCTGTCGAGAAATACTGATTTGGTTGTTGAAGTCAAACTTCATGGTTGGGTACCTAATTTTGAATTAAAAAGATTAATTCTCTCTTGGTGTAACCTTGATAAGAGCATAATTACGGAGCCACATTTCTTACGCACACAACATCATCTACAGTTTCTTGATTTGTCCAACAATAATTTGCCAGGAAGCATGCCCAACTGGCTGTTCACAACTGAAGCGGCATTTGTAGACCTTGACCTATCAAATAACTCACTGGTTGGATCATTAGATCCGATTTTGCAACACCAAACTAATCTTCAACGGGTGAACTTATCTCTGAACCATATTGAAGGACAGCTGCCAGCGAATATCAGTTCAATGTTTCCTAATCTGGCGATTATTGATTTTTCTCATAATATGATATCTGGAGTTGTGCCGTCTTCATTGTGCAACATTGGAAGCATAGAATATATGGAACTATCAAATAACAGATTTTCAGGAGAAGTACCATCTTGCTTGTTCACTGATTGTTCTAAATTGACAGCACTGAAACTCTCGAACAACAGCCTTGGCGGTATGATCCTTGGCGGGGCTAGTAACTTGTCCTCTGTAAGGGAAATATACCTAGGCAGCAACAAATTTGAAGGGACTCTCCCTAGAAATCTATCTGGTGATGTAGTCATCATGGATTTACATGATAATAAGATGTCTGGAGAACTCGACACTTcattatggaatattccttcactgAAAGCTTTGAGCCTTGCTAGTAATGGTTTAACTGGTGAGATTCATCCAGGAATTTGCACATTGAGAAGTCTTCTGATGTTAGATATGTCAGATAACTACTTTAAAGGGCGTATTCCAAACTGCAGCATTACGTTACCTCTTCGGTTTCTAAGTGTATCTGGGAATTCTCTGTGGGGCACCCCGAATGCCATTTTCAACAGTTCTCTTGTTGTTTTGGATCTCAGTCATAATAGGTTCACAGGCAATCTTGAGTGGGCACAATATCTTCCTCAAATCAGTGTACTTTTGTTAAGAAGGAATAAGTTTGAGGGCCAGATCTCTTCAAAGCTATGTCATCTCCAATTCTTGAGTATAATTGACATCTCACACAACATACTTTCAGGCTCCATACCACCATGTATTGGTGGCATGACATTGAAATACCCTGATACTTACTTATTTGGGTGGCCCACAGCTGGTGCAAGGGAGTATTATGGTCCGCAATTCTCGTATAACATACTCTATGAGCTCCAAGGCTTCACTTTCACAACAAAAGGCAATCCATACACATATGGAAGCAACTTCTTCATGTCGATGTCTGGCATTGACCTGTCTGCAAACATGCTGTCAGGTGAGATTCCACAGGTAATAGGAAACTTGAGCCATATTAAGTCTCTCAATTTGTCGAACAATTTCTTTACTGGATCCATTCCTGCAACCTTCGCAAACTTGAGCGAGATCGAAAGCTTAGACCTATCAGAAAACAGGCTAAATGGATCTATACCATGGCAGTTAACCCGGCTATCATCATTAGGGGTGTTCTCTGTGGCATTCAACAACCTATCGGGATGTCTACTAGACTCTGGTCAGTTTGGCTCATTTGGTATGGACAGTTACAAAGGGAACGACAATCTTCGATCATGCACTTCCAGTTCAGGCCCCGTGGTACGGAATGGTACAGTAGGGAATGTGGCTGATGATTCTGATCCAATCCTGTATGTGGTCACTGCCGTTTCGTTCGTCTTGGCATTTTGGGCCACTGTCACATTCGTGTTCTGCCATTCGTTTGGGAAGCGTATCATTCTCAACCTGTAATAGGTACTGGTGTGTAAAGTATGTGTGTATTTGTAAACTGTGCTGCTATATTCTGTTTCTTTGGAGAAACTGTTAACTCTAATGGAGTATTCCAGATTTTGTTCTGCTGCAAGGTGAGTAAATCTCAGCGGAAGCCACTGAATATAAAGTTCAGAAGAGGTTGGGTCCTGGGGCTGTGAATTTTGGTTGGATTTTTCAGACTCAGAGCCCATTTTTCTTTTGGAAGTAGTATTATGAAGTGAAATGGGAGGAAGGGCATGGTGGTTGTGGTTTAAGCTATTTTAACTGTGATTTTCTTTGCAAACTTTGTCAACGGACTGTTTTTTTCTCGAACAATGCAGGAGAACTGCATGTATATTATATTAGAGGAAAAGAAAGACCAAGagatgttgtattgtgatccaaattcatacactaaagggaggctaacttctgacgagcggagcgaggcccgtcgccgaatGCTAACTTGTAttatgtttctaaaaaaaatgttCATTTGTAGGTAGTGCTTGATCACTCTATGCACCTGCATTTGCCGAGTCGTTAGCACAAAACTACTATTTTTTGTGCATGTTCAAAGAACTATCATTTTACATTTTCACGACAAAATGCTACCACTCAGTTTTACAATGTGCACTAATCTTGAATTGAAGCTGAATTGACATCATTCATGACTAGCGTGACTCAGTTGTCAAGGCCAATTTTGCTGAGATGGACTAGGCTCCAAATGTTAGCCCATTTAACAAAATGGCAATATttcaagaaaggaaaaaaaaactaggaATTAAAACAAAAATGGGAGGTTCGTCTCCCACACCAGCACCACTGCCGCATGTTCCACCGGCCCACCCCCACCGCTACCTATCCCACCggcccaccgccaccgccaccgtgctTTGATGGGGAAGGGGCCGCCCTTTCTCCAAGCCTTGGCGGCATGAACCGAATCGACGGCCTCTACCAAGGCCTTCTTGCCGTCCTTGGGCGTGCCATGCACCATGACGCCCTACGTTGGCCTCAATTGCAGGACTAATTCCGAGAAAGGAGGCGGAGAAGACCATGACATCCTAGCCTAGGGTTTAATAGATAGAATACTCATAAAAACAAGTTGCAACTTATTTTCGGAACCTCATCTCCAAGAACTTTGAGGTTAAGTTTGCTTGGTCTGGGGCGATTTAAGGGTGGGTGTCCGACCGAAAAGTTAATCCCGGGTGCACACAAGTGAGGATAAAGTACGCAGAAAAGACTAGTGTTGGTATGTGGGGGCCAGTGTAGATATCCTATAGAGCTGCCACGGGTAACATACCCGACCATGGTGCTATCGGGGTGTTAGAAAGACAACCACGATACCCGTGATTAAGGGGATCCGGCTTCAATTTGTCCTGATGGAGGTGTCAATGCGGCGGAGCTCCTAGGCGCTTGGACCGCGTTGGCGGCACGGCGACGCGGCATCGATGGCATTCTCTGTCACATAAAGGAAGCGTAGCAGAGCGAGTGAGAGGACGAGGTGACAGGGGCGTTGGCACCCTGCCTTACAGGAAGAGAAAGGGTGCGAGGGTGCTCGCCGGCGAGCAGCGGGCGTGGCGATGGTCTCGCGTGGACAAGGGAATAAGACTTCTTAGTTTTAATTTTTCCCTTTTTAAGCTTTTTAAATTTCATTTTTGGATTTTGGATTTTCTAATAGGGCTGACAAGTTGGGCTGGCAGATCGACGTTAATAAGCTACACTTGTCACTTGTGTGACAACTGACAAGTCAAAAAAATATTTGACAAGACAATGCAAGCTAGTATTATGTTTGGTTAGGCTCTGACATTTATTTTCCTAGTTGCCACGTTGGCCATACCATGTAATCTTCTTGCCGGCGTCGAGGAAGAAGGCCGCCACCGCAGCCCACTCCTCCAGCAGCTTCTCCTCTACCCCGTCCTTGCACAACGGTGGGAAGAAGAGCCAGAATGACGTGGCCGCGACGAACAGCACCACCAGCAGCGTCGCCACGGCTTGCGGTGGAGACGGCAACCCCCTCGCCGTCCACCGCCGCGCGCACCACCCCTCGGCGACGCAGCAAACGCCGTGTAGCAGGAAGAAGGCGGTCATCCCGCCGTTCGGCCGCCGCAGGCTGAGATAGTACACCATACCTTCGTGCATGAGCCCGGACACGAGGAAGGTGGCCAGCACGCCGGCGGGGTTCCCGGCGCGAGCGCGCACGGGGTCGTACACGGACGGCCGGAGGATGGCGGACACCATGAGGTTCCACCGCCGTCCCCAGAAGTCGCGCAGCGACGACGCCAGGTACGGCCGGTCGAACTGCGGCTCCGTCTCCATGCCGAGCGCGCCGACGGCGAGCGCGATGCAGGGGAAGAAGAGGTCCAAGAAGCAGTATATGTGGACACCGTACATGGCGAGGCGCACGTAGAGATGCAGCCGGCTGTTgaactggtagaggcggaggatgACGGCTATGACCGCGGCCTTGACCGCGCAAGAAACCAGAGACAGATCCGGTTTGCTGGCTTTGGTCGACGCCGCTGCTCCCGCTCCCGCACCGCCGCGCCGCTGTCGGAGCTTGACGGGGAGCAAGGCGGTGAAGAGAAACGTGAGCACCGGGAGGGCGGGGTCGAGCGGCCcacggccggcggcgaggagggcgagCTTGAACGCGCAGAGCcaggcgaggaagaaggcgacgGTGGCCCGGATGATGGCGGAGGAAGTGAAGGCCaagggggcggcgacgaggaaTGGGAAGAGCGGGAGCAGCGCGACGAGACGCGGGAAGCCCGGGCGCAGGACGGACGAAGACGCGCGCGCGTAcagcgcggcggccgccgccgccacgaacACCATGGGGATGCTGTCCTGCACGAACTCCATGGTCGTCGCTCGCGACTTGCTGCCTTGCCGCCGCTAGTTGGCTGCCGGACGCTCTTGGATTGGATGATTTGGTCGCTGTGAAGTGCACATTGCAGTAAATGTTACACTGTTTGGGATGTTGTCAGTGTATTTTAGTGACAGTGTCACGTCTATGTCAGGTTGTGATATGCCTGGAAGTTCTACATGCATGGGTAGCGCGGAAAGTACCATGTGCACATGAGCACAAATGCTCCTTAGACTTTTagatttttgaaaacttttaaAACCTCGCTCTTTTATGCTTTCAAAAATTATGAcattaaatatatagatagattaAGACACGATGAGTGTAGTCAAAAAAATCCcattaaaaaatactttgtattttggaaaatacaaaaaacaCAAATTTCTGACTATAAATAGTAGTACAATAGTACGTATACTTTATCGGTGTACTgttaaaaatttgtcttttttgcatctccaaaaatataacgtattttttgacgagacttttttgattccaatcctcgtatacacatctatctacatatttaatgttataattcttgaaagcagagaaatatgagaatctgaaattttcaaaaatccaaaagtgaTGGGAGCACTGACTCTCATGTGCACAAAATCCTTGTGGGTAGCGCGACTTTTTAATTGTCAAGAGTATTATTTTAAAGAGTATGGGCACAATAATTATGTGCAAGCTGTCCAAAAAGATTTCGGAAAAATGCtatgggca includes these proteins:
- the LOC124676819 gene encoding receptor-like protein 45 → MGCYISMGCLFLALCVLHSMFQSSSGCFVDERVALMDISSWFMSSKSEVPSSWGHGDDCCLWEGITCDNSTRRILRLDLSFMYQSIRTDGSDGSVSIQAMEVPCWNLNLTIFSSFRELQLLDFSGNYACFEDFSGLQGLSKLKYLNLSDNTFKGSIPGSVSRLVSLEVINLSRNNISGTLQNIGLKNLQNLRELHLGSNQLSGSLPASLFLLPCLEYLDLSENLFQGQIPIKSSWKCSSMLQTIRLSENMLSGIFDFFWLRNCTKLKEIDLSRNTDLVVEVKLHGWVPNFELKRLILSWCNLDKSIITEPHFLRTQHHLQFLDLSNNNLPGSMPNWLFTTEAAFVDLDLSNNSLVGSLDPILQHQTNLQRVNLSLNHIEGQLPANISSMFPNLAIIDFSHNMISGVVPSSLCNIGSIEYMELSNNRFSGEVPSCLFTDCSKLTALKLSNNSLGGMILGGASNLSSVREIYLGSNKFEGTLPRNLSGDVVIMDLHDNKMSGELDTSLWNIPSLKALSLASNGLTGEIHPGICTLRSLLMLDMSDNYFKGRIPNCSITLPLRFLSVSGNSLWGTPNAIFNSSLVVLDLSHNRFTGNLEWAQYLPQISVLLLRRNKFEGQISSKLCHLQFLSIIDISHNILSGSIPPCIGGMTLKYPDTYLFGWPTAGAREYYGPQFSYNILYELQGFTFTTKGNPYTYGSNFFMSMSGIDLSANMLSGEIPQVIGNLSHIKSLNLSNNFFTGSIPATFANLSEIESLDLSENRLNGSIPWQLTRLSSLGVFSVAFNNLSGCLLDSGQFGSFGMDSYKGNDNLRSCTSSSGPVVRNGTVGNVADDSDPILYVVTAVSFVLAFWATVTFVFCHSFGKRIILNL
- the LOC124673143 gene encoding acyl-CoA--sterol O-acyltransferase 1-like yields the protein MEFVQDSIPMVFVAAAAAALYARASSSVLRPGFPRLVALLPLFPFLVAAPLAFTSSAIIRATVAFFLAWLCAFKLALLAAGRGPLDPALPVLTFLFTALLPVKLRQRRGGAGAGAAASTKASKPDLSLVSCAVKAAVIAVILRLYQFNSRLHLYVRLAMYGVHIYCFLDLFFPCIALAVGALGMETEPQFDRPYLASSLRDFWGRRWNLMVSAILRPSVYDPVRARAGNPAGVLATFLVSGLMHEGMVYYLSLRRPNGGMTAFFLLHGVCCVAEGWCARRWTARGLPSPPQAVATLLVVLFVAATSFWLFFPPLCKDGVEEKLLEEWAAVAAFFLDAGKKITWYGQRGN